One Thalassospira marina DNA window includes the following coding sequences:
- the folE gene encoding GTP cyclohydrolase I FolE → MCNEETAANRPSREEAEDAVRTLLRWAGDDPDREGLRGTPDRVVRSYGEFFAGYQQDPAEILRRTFEETDGYDEIVLLRDIRVESYCEHHMVPIIGVAHVAYLPRTRVVGISKLARVVEVYAKRLQIQEKMTSQIANTIQEELDPLGVAVVIDANHQCMSTRGVHKTGVSMVTSRMLGAFRDDPVTRREFFSMIGK, encoded by the coding sequence ATGTGCAACGAGGAAACGGCAGCCAACCGTCCCAGCCGCGAAGAGGCTGAAGACGCGGTACGGACATTGCTGCGCTGGGCGGGCGATGATCCCGACCGTGAAGGCCTGCGGGGTACCCCTGACCGTGTCGTGCGGTCTTATGGCGAATTTTTTGCGGGCTATCAGCAGGACCCGGCGGAAATTTTGCGCCGCACCTTTGAAGAAACCGACGGCTATGATGAAATTGTCCTGTTGCGCGATATCCGGGTAGAATCCTATTGCGAACATCACATGGTGCCCATCATTGGTGTCGCCCATGTTGCCTATCTGCCGCGCACCCGCGTTGTTGGCATTTCCAAACTCGCCCGCGTGGTCGAGGTCTATGCCAAGCGCCTGCAGATCCAGGAAAAAATGACATCGCAAATCGCCAACACCATCCAGGAAGAGCTTGATCCCCTTGGTGTTGCCGTTGTCATTGATGCCAACCATCAATGCATGAGCACGCGTGGCGTTCACAAAACCGGCGTTTCCATGGTCACCAGCCGCATGCTGGGCGCGTTCCGCGATGACCCCGTCACCCGCCGCGAGTTCTTCTCCATGATTGGCAAATAA
- a CDS encoding PepSY-associated TM helix domain-containing protein encodes MSTQNAATHARPNRNPTPNASRNENRKFYMAAWRWHFYAGIFVIPFLLILATTGMVMMVFTGQSNQLGHVSDIIPTGQPLPVSQQAKAALATLPDGHLDQYISPEAPNRPAFFAIRNTGAVIAVAVNPYSGEILNSQDSTTTLYAIANDIHGSLMIGDTGDRIMEAAASLTLLLIITGLWMWLPKAGLKRAFIPEFSAKGRVFWKSLHAVFGTWVSAILVLFILSGLAWSGIWGDKYIQPWSAFPAEKWDNVPLSDLNHRSLNHGPLDEVPWGLETTRMPMSGSQAGATGISQPVTLDTVAQWANSNGFSGQYKVSLPKGDTGVYTLMAEARNEDSVDPSNDRTLHIDRYTGNILADIRYQDYSPVAKLMAWGIGLHKGLAGTWNFVLNFVVLLTVITICLSGIVMWWKRRPRGAGRLVAPPMPEDITLWKGAIVTVLGLSLAFPMAGFTLLGIIALDFVVLSRIPALKRAIS; translated from the coding sequence ATGAGCACCCAAAACGCCGCGACACATGCGCGGCCCAATCGCAATCCAACCCCCAATGCTTCGCGTAACGAAAACCGAAAATTCTACATGGCCGCCTGGCGGTGGCATTTCTATGCTGGCATTTTCGTCATTCCATTTCTGCTGATCCTCGCCACAACCGGCATGGTGATGATGGTCTTTACCGGCCAATCCAATCAGCTCGGCCATGTCTCCGATATCATCCCTACGGGCCAGCCGCTCCCGGTTTCACAACAGGCCAAGGCCGCTTTGGCTACGTTGCCCGATGGCCATCTTGATCAATATATCTCCCCCGAAGCGCCCAACCGGCCGGCCTTTTTTGCCATTCGCAATACAGGCGCGGTTATTGCTGTCGCGGTTAACCCCTATAGCGGCGAAATCCTGAATTCACAGGATTCCACCACCACGCTTTATGCCATCGCCAACGATATTCACGGTTCGCTGATGATTGGCGATACCGGTGATCGCATCATGGAAGCCGCGGCGTCCCTCACCCTGCTTCTCATCATTACTGGTTTGTGGATGTGGCTGCCAAAGGCCGGGTTAAAACGCGCCTTCATTCCCGAATTCTCGGCTAAAGGACGGGTTTTCTGGAAATCCCTCCATGCCGTTTTTGGCACCTGGGTATCGGCGATCCTGGTTCTGTTCATTCTTTCCGGCCTCGCCTGGTCCGGCATATGGGGCGATAAATACATTCAGCCCTGGTCAGCATTTCCGGCTGAAAAATGGGATAATGTCCCGCTCTCGGACCTCAATCACCGTTCCCTCAATCATGGTCCGCTTGATGAAGTTCCCTGGGGCCTTGAAACCACGCGCATGCCCATGTCTGGCTCCCAGGCCGGTGCAACCGGCATTTCCCAACCGGTAACGCTTGATACTGTCGCCCAATGGGCAAACAGCAATGGCTTTAGCGGGCAATACAAGGTCTCTCTGCCCAAAGGCGACACCGGCGTCTATACCCTGATGGCCGAGGCTCGCAACGAAGACAGCGTTGATCCCTCAAATGACAGAACCCTGCATATAGACCGCTATACCGGTAATATTCTGGCCGATATCCGCTATCAGGATTATTCGCCGGTTGCCAAGCTCATGGCATGGGGCATTGGCCTGCATAAAGGCCTGGCAGGTACCTGGAATTTTGTGCTGAATTTTGTTGTTCTGCTCACCGTTATCACCATTTGCCTTAGCGGCATCGTCATGTGGTGGAAACGCCGCCCAAGGGGTGCCGGGCGTCTTGTCGCCCCGCCAATGCCCGAAGATATCACCCTGTGGAAAGGGGCAATTGTCACAGTGCTTGGCCTGTCACTGGCCTTCCCGATGGCAGGCTTCACCCTTTTGGGCATCATCGCGCTGGATTTTGTGGTGTTAAGCCGAATTCCGGCACTCAAACGCGCAATCAGCTAA
- a CDS encoding glycerophosphodiester phosphodiesterase family protein: MTLFPVKAGKEEIMIRVPHIVAHRGASIEAPENTIAAFRVAQARGVNWIECDVTLSADDQCVLIHDDTLERTTNGSGPIHHHDLATLRNLDAGAWFSDIYKGERIPTLSETLDTLAALGMGVNLEIKPSGCDAMKLAREVAREIAHRKDVPILLSSFDQDVVAIMDALCPDLDCGWLVEDIPADWKAEYARLKASALHVDHKQLTAEKCAEITGDNVPLICYTVNDPDRARDLLSWGVSSIITDNPALMTTVIPPIR, translated from the coding sequence ATGACCCTTTTTCCCGTCAAGGCAGGCAAAGAAGAAATCATGATCCGCGTTCCCCATATCGTTGCCCATCGTGGCGCATCCATCGAAGCCCCGGAAAACACCATTGCCGCCTTTCGGGTTGCCCAGGCACGCGGGGTGAACTGGATTGAATGTGACGTGACATTAAGTGCCGATGACCAGTGTGTGCTGATTCATGACGACACCCTGGAACGCACCACCAATGGCAGCGGCCCGATTCACCATCATGACCTGGCGACCTTGCGCAACCTTGATGCCGGTGCCTGGTTTTCAGACATATATAAGGGAGAACGTATTCCGACATTATCGGAAACGCTTGATACCCTGGCCGCCCTTGGCATGGGCGTTAATCTGGAGATCAAGCCATCGGGTTGTGATGCCATGAAGCTGGCGCGCGAAGTGGCACGCGAGATTGCGCACCGCAAGGATGTGCCGATCCTGTTATCAAGCTTTGATCAGGATGTTGTGGCGATTATGGACGCGCTTTGCCCCGATCTTGACTGCGGCTGGCTGGTTGAGGATATCCCGGCGGACTGGAAGGCGGAATATGCCCGCCTGAAGGCTAGTGCCCTGCATGTGGATCACAAACAACTTACGGCTGAAAAGTGTGCCGAAATAACAGGCGATAATGTACCTTTGATCTGTTATACGGTAAATGATCCGGACCGGGCACGTGACCTGCTGTCCTGGGGGGTAAGCAGCATTATCACCGATAACCCTGCGCTGATGACCACCGTTATCCCCCCGATAAGATAA
- a CDS encoding MATE family efflux transporter, giving the protein MTTPQKGMTPDYSPQPLYPNNRVKRHLSELFRLAVPVVIARIGMLIMSVVDTIIVGNYDSSGLAYLNVAHAPFISLLVTGVGLLTGIMIMTSHAVGRKNYLAAGHVWRACLPYAVLLGFGLGALAWNTNWLFEVSGQPAEITLHATDLGRILAIGMPAALIYTACSFFMEGLQRPLPGMIMMLLANVVNLFLDYGLVNGAFGMPELGASGAAWTSSIIRWLMAFAMLAYVLMLKNHALYGLRDGFSGWWGHSREARSLGYASGASQGMETAAFSAMQLFAGRLGIVAAASYGITMTILALMFMFAMGLASATSVRVGIAYGRRDRADMALAGWIGLVTTMVVMFCLSLPVYFFPGWVANLFSEDALVIAGTSGLLILMPIIFPTDGGQNAAINALRGTGEKWAPTMLHMFSYIFVMIPAGYYLAFVQGLGVSGLFWGIAIASLVAVSGLAIRFKIVSGRELPSYS; this is encoded by the coding sequence ATGACGACGCCCCAGAAGGGCATGACGCCCGATTATTCGCCCCAGCCCCTTTACCCCAATAACCGGGTGAAGCGGCATTTAAGTGAACTTTTCCGTTTGGCCGTTCCTGTTGTGATTGCCCGCATCGGCATGCTGATCATGTCGGTGGTCGATACCATCATTGTCGGTAATTACGACAGTTCGGGACTGGCCTATCTGAACGTTGCCCATGCCCCGTTTATTTCCCTGCTGGTGACAGGTGTCGGCCTTTTGACCGGCATCATGATCATGACATCGCACGCGGTTGGCCGTAAAAATTACCTTGCCGCGGGCCATGTATGGCGGGCGTGCCTGCCTTATGCCGTACTATTGGGGTTTGGTTTGGGCGCATTGGCATGGAATACAAACTGGTTATTTGAAGTCAGCGGCCAGCCTGCCGAAATTACCCTGCATGCCACAGATCTGGGCCGTATTCTGGCAATCGGCATGCCCGCTGCCCTGATTTACACGGCCTGTTCGTTTTTCATGGAAGGGTTACAGCGCCCGCTGCCCGGCATGATCATGATGCTGCTGGCCAATGTGGTGAACCTGTTTCTGGATTACGGGCTGGTAAATGGCGCCTTTGGCATGCCCGAACTGGGTGCCAGTGGGGCTGCCTGGACATCAAGCATCATTCGCTGGCTGATGGCCTTTGCGATGCTGGCCTATGTTTTGATGCTGAAAAACCATGCCCTTTATGGATTGCGCGACGGTTTTTCCGGCTGGTGGGGCCATTCGCGCGAGGCACGGTCGCTGGGTTATGCATCAGGTGCCAGCCAGGGCATGGAAACGGCAGCATTTTCGGCGATGCAGCTTTTTGCCGGACGGCTGGGAATTGTTGCCGCCGCAAGTTACGGCATTACCATGACGATCCTGGCGCTGATGTTTATGTTTGCAATGGGCCTGGCATCGGCAACGTCGGTGCGGGTGGGCATTGCCTATGGCCGCCGCGACCGGGCCGACATGGCGCTGGCGGGCTGGATTGGCCTGGTCACAACCATGGTGGTAATGTTCTGCCTGAGCCTGCCGGTTTATTTCTTTCCCGGCTGGGTTGCCAACCTGTTTAGCGAAGATGCGCTGGTCATTGCCGGAACGTCAGGCCTGCTGATTTTGATGCCGATCATTTTCCCCACCGATGGCGGGCAGAATGCGGCGATCAATGCGCTGCGTGGCACCGGGGAGAAATGGGCACCCACCATGCTGCACATGTTTTCCTATATCTTTGTCATGATACCGGCCGGGTATTACCTGGCTTTTGTGCAGGGATTGGGGGTCAGCGGCCTGTTCTGGGGCATTGCCATTGCCAGCCTGGTGGCGGTAAGCGGCCTTGCCATTCGCTTCAAGATCGTCTCGGGCCGGGAATTGCCATCCTACTCGTAA
- a CDS encoding cupin domain-containing protein codes for MTPSRSTPTTPATPETPNMPSPDKWQASLSEAMAVLRNQTSPRFDVLLKRGTMSVEVYAPQKQDHQTPHRQDELYIIQSGAGIFSRDGQRSPCRAGDVLFVPAGMDHRFEDFTDDFVTWVIFWGPDGGEAP; via the coding sequence ATGACACCGTCCCGCAGCACGCCCACCACGCCCGCCACGCCGGAAACCCCGAATATGCCAAGCCCCGATAAATGGCAGGCCAGCCTGTCTGAGGCCATGGCGGTTTTGCGCAACCAGACAAGCCCAAGATTTGATGTGCTGTTAAAGCGTGGCACCATGTCGGTGGAGGTTTATGCCCCGCAAAAGCAGGACCATCAGACACCGCACCGCCAGGATGAACTTTACATCATTCAATCGGGTGCAGGCATTTTCAGCCGGGATGGGCAACGCAGCCCGTGCCGTGCCGGGGATGTCCTGTTTGTACCTGCCGGAATGGATCACCGGTTTGAAGATTTCACCGATGATTTTGTGACCTGGGTGATTTTTTGGGGACCGGATGGCGGCGAAGCCCCCTGA
- a CDS encoding helix-turn-helix transcriptional regulator produces the protein MQEFVSFGLQGALIRQLAWLPQGYDLVPDATVMTAGRLRSVMLQLEEAAGSYVLVKLGRHLALKEQAPVLTMLRYGGSPDLIVERWRRLESYSHARGRTEHSTTSRSITLHRGSVRGQAPSRVENLLLHGFIVGLLEAIGVEGITSVILPSHGSAVTMVRNGKLVKVRDFAGRGLRWRISWQSFVPVSQGYPFMANMPGTAPAALTGRPVIRKLAAILENDVGRGWTIDEVAHQLETSARTLQRRLQTANTRFSDLLRLTRVREACRLISGTQMSIGEIGYWCGFTDNAHFSRDFRRLVGMPPSVYREASLGHAGLTRA, from the coding sequence ATGCAGGAATTTGTTTCGTTCGGTCTTCAGGGTGCGCTTATTCGTCAGCTTGCATGGCTGCCGCAGGGATATGATCTTGTCCCTGACGCCACAGTCATGACGGCGGGGCGTTTGCGTTCGGTCATGCTGCAGCTTGAAGAGGCAGCAGGTTCCTATGTGCTGGTCAAGCTTGGCCGGCATCTTGCTCTTAAGGAACAGGCACCGGTCCTGACCATGCTGCGTTATGGTGGCTCACCCGATCTGATCGTTGAACGCTGGCGCCGGCTTGAAAGTTATTCTCATGCCCGCGGGCGCACGGAACATTCCACCACCAGCCGGTCAATTACGCTGCATCGTGGTTCGGTGCGCGGGCAGGCCCCCTCACGGGTGGAAAACCTGCTTTTGCATGGTTTTATTGTTGGTCTTCTTGAAGCCATCGGGGTGGAGGGGATTACCAGTGTCATCCTGCCATCTCATGGTTCGGCGGTTACGATGGTGCGCAATGGCAAGCTGGTAAAGGTGCGCGATTTTGCCGGGCGCGGCTTGCGCTGGCGCATCAGCTGGCAAAGCTTTGTGCCGGTGTCCCAGGGGTATCCCTTTATGGCCAATATGCCCGGCACCGCCCCGGCGGCCCTTACCGGGCGGCCGGTTATTCGCAAACTGGCGGCCATTCTGGAAAATGACGTGGGCCGTGGCTGGACGATTGATGAAGTTGCCCACCAGCTTGAAACTTCCGCCCGGACATTGCAGCGCCGGTTGCAAACCGCCAATACCCGTTTTTCCGATTTGCTGCGCCTGACGCGCGTGCGCGAAGCCTGCCGTTTGATCAGCGGAACACAAATGTCGATTGGTGAAATCGGCTATTGGTGCGGCTTTACCGATAATGCCCATTTCTCCCGCGATTTTCGCCGTCTTGTCGGAATGCCGCCTTCTGTTTATCGTGAGGCATCGCTGGGGCATGCGGGGCTGACCCGCGCCTGA
- a CDS encoding ABC transporter permease encodes MINSFIRLDIFDVGLAAALLLAHGLVSVFYRLGLGRRILVAGLRMVVQLLLLGLVLQYLFALNAPIWTVLLVLVMVLFAGREATARQKYRFTGLWGFAFGTGAMAAASTLVTGFALATQFRPDPWYDPRFVVPLLGMVLGNSLNGVSLGLMRLGEAVHDMRPAIEARLALGGTRKQAFAPAVRVAMQNGLTPVLNSMSACGIVFIPGMMTGQILAGIDPLQAVLYQLLLMFLIAGATGLGVWLAVQSGVWRLSDARHRLRLDRLVTR; translated from the coding sequence ATGATCAATTCCTTCATCCGGCTGGATATTTTTGATGTCGGGCTGGCGGCTGCCCTGTTGCTGGCACATGGGCTGGTATCGGTGTTTTACCGGCTGGGCCTGGGGCGGCGCATTCTGGTGGCGGGCTTGCGCATGGTGGTGCAGCTTTTGCTGCTGGGGCTGGTGCTGCAATATTTGTTTGCGCTGAATGCGCCAATTTGGACGGTGCTGCTGGTGCTGGTGATGGTGCTGTTCGCCGGGCGCGAAGCCACGGCCCGCCAGAAATATCGTTTTACCGGCCTGTGGGGTTTTGCCTTTGGCACCGGGGCGATGGCGGCAGCCTCCACACTGGTAACGGGTTTTGCCCTTGCCACCCAGTTCCGGCCCGACCCCTGGTATGATCCGCGTTTTGTTGTGCCGCTGCTCGGCATGGTGTTAGGCAACAGCCTTAATGGTGTGTCGCTGGGGCTGATGCGCCTTGGCGAAGCCGTGCATGATATGCGCCCCGCGATCGAGGCGCGGCTTGCCCTGGGGGGTACGCGCAAACAGGCCTTTGCCCCGGCAGTGCGTGTTGCCATGCAAAATGGTTTAACCCCGGTTCTCAATTCCATGTCGGCATGCGGCATTGTTTTTATTCCCGGCATGATGACCGGGCAGATCCTGGCCGGGATTGACCCCTTGCAGGCGGTTCTTTATCAGCTACTTTTGATGTTTCTGATTGCCGGTGCCACCGGGCTTGGTGTGTGGTTGGCGGTGCAGTCCGGTGTTTGGCGGCTAAGCGATGCCCGCCACCGTTTGCGGCTGGACCGTCTTGTTACACGCTAG
- a CDS encoding ABC transporter ATP-binding protein, translating to MADCVLEISSLVAGALPPVSLTLNVGETITLRGPSGIGKSRLLRAIADLEPAQSGTVLLRGSDMSAMPAPKWRDRVRYLAAEPGWWAETPRAHFRESSAVQTRLSSLLLDDAVMDRKIAELSTGERQRLALLRGMEGAPAVLLLDEPTSALDPESTLAVQEMLRQYTARGGTILLVTHNTAQAGMMGDRHYHLDHEGCRAVGSADLLPRPQASHQPGMDGMKDLPS from the coding sequence ATGGCAGATTGCGTTCTTGAAATTTCATCCCTGGTGGCGGGGGCTTTGCCGCCGGTTTCGCTGACATTGAATGTGGGCGAAACCATAACCTTGCGCGGGCCATCGGGCATTGGCAAAAGCCGCCTTTTGCGTGCCATTGCCGACCTTGAACCAGCCCAATCCGGCACAGTTTTGCTGCGCGGTAGCGATATGTCGGCGATGCCCGCGCCCAAATGGCGTGATCGTGTGCGCTATCTGGCGGCTGAACCGGGCTGGTGGGCCGAAACACCGCGGGCGCATTTTCGCGAAAGCAGTGCGGTGCAAACCCGCCTTTCTTCTTTGCTGCTGGATGATGCGGTTATGGACCGCAAGATTGCCGAACTTTCCACCGGCGAACGCCAGCGCCTTGCGCTTTTGCGCGGCATGGAGGGCGCACCGGCTGTTTTGCTGCTTGATGAACCAACATCCGCGCTTGACCCCGAAAGCACACTCGCCGTGCAGGAAATGCTGCGCCAATATACTGCGCGCGGAGGTACCATTTTGCTGGTAACGCATAACACGGCCCAGGCCGGCATGATGGGAGACCGGCATTATCACCTTGACCATGAAGGCTGTCGCGCGGTTGGCAGTGCTGATCTGCTGCCGCGACCTCAGGCATCGCATCAGCCCGGTATGGATGGGATGAAGGATTTGCCATCATGA
- a CDS encoding manganese efflux pump MntP family protein yields the protein MSITTSLSLAVSLSMDAFAAAMGKGASLKRPSIREALRVGAYLGFFELVTPLFGWVLGLAFAGFIGAIDHWIAFILLSLVGGRMSWLALKNEDDKDQKIVRHSAMALVLVALGTSIDATAVGITLKTLNVDIPTTIVMIGFVTFLVASAGVMLGRVGGKLLGRWAEFFGGLGLMAIGTKVLLDHTIWA from the coding sequence ATGTCGATTACCACGTCCCTATCGCTTGCGGTCAGTCTTTCAATGGATGCTTTTGCAGCAGCGATGGGCAAAGGGGCGTCGTTAAAACGGCCTTCGATACGTGAAGCGTTACGGGTTGGCGCCTATCTCGGTTTTTTCGAATTGGTGACACCGTTGTTTGGCTGGGTTCTTGGCCTGGCGTTTGCGGGTTTCATTGGCGCGATTGATCACTGGATTGCATTTATCCTGCTGTCCCTGGTAGGGGGACGGATGTCCTGGCTGGCTCTGAAAAATGAAGACGACAAAGACCAGAAAATCGTGCGTCATTCCGCGATGGCATTGGTGCTTGTTGCCCTGGGGACCAGCATTGATGCAACTGCCGTTGGCATTACCCTGAAGACTTTAAATGTCGATATTCCGACAACCATTGTCATGATCGGCTTTGTCACATTTCTGGTGGCCAGCGCCGGTGTGATGCTGGGTCGTGTTGGTGGCAAGCTGCTGGGCCGCTGGGCAGAGTTTTTTGGTGGTTTGGGCCTTATGGCGATTGGAACCAAGGTTCTGCTGGACCACACGATTTGGGCGTGA
- a CDS encoding low molecular weight protein-tyrosine-phosphatase gives MRIVIRVLFVCTGNICRSPTADGVFAKMVEDAGLGRHIAVDSCGTTGYHVGEPADRRATEEARKRGYDLSPLRARKLTQTDFDDFDYLIAMDDGHLETLERASPKDRRDRVKLFLDFHPTRQGQSVPDPYYGGTQGFTHVLDLIEETSQNLLAEIRETHGF, from the coding sequence ATGCGCATCGTGATCAGGGTTCTGTTTGTTTGCACCGGGAATATCTGCCGTTCCCCCACCGCTGATGGCGTTTTTGCCAAGATGGTCGAGGATGCCGGACTTGGCCGCCATATCGCCGTCGATAGCTGTGGCACGACCGGATATCATGTGGGCGAACCGGCAGACCGGCGCGCAACAGAAGAAGCACGCAAACGCGGCTATGACCTGTCGCCCTTGCGGGCCCGCAAACTCACGCAAACGGATTTTGATGATTTCGATTATCTGATCGCCATGGATGACGGGCACCTTGAAACGCTGGAACGTGCCAGCCCCAAAGATCGCCGCGATCGCGTGAAACTGTTTCTGGATTTTCACCCCACCCGGCAAGGGCAAAGCGTCCCCGATCCCTATTATGGTGGCACACAGGGCTTTACCCATGTCCTCGACCTGATCGAGGAAACATCGCAAAACCTGCTGGCGGAAATTCGCGAGACACACGGGTTTTAA